A stretch of Saccharothrix texasensis DNA encodes these proteins:
- a CDS encoding GTP cyclohydrolase I, whose product MVIEAEHLCMPPRGVRAVGARTVTSALHGRLRADLRARQEFFALPGTGA is encoded by the coding sequence GTGGTGATCGAGGCCGAGCACCTGTGCATGCCGCCGCGGGGCGTGCGCGCCGTGGGGGCGCGCACCGTCACCTCGGCCCTGCACGGGCGCCTGCGCGCCGACCTCCGCGCCCGACAGGAGTTCTTCGCCCTCCCCGGGACCGGCGCCTGA